The following proteins are encoded in a genomic region of Paenibacillus sp. FSL H3-0469:
- a CDS encoding transposase, protein MSGTRRSYNEEYKRQTVKYIQEQTKTVAELALELDIPAKTLHKWLGQYRQFENEPIITPDKYRELERQLKERERELADLTEEMAILKKAVHIFSNPKN, encoded by the coding sequence ATGAGTGGAACACGGAGAAGCTACAATGAAGAATACAAAAGACAGACCGTCAAGTACATCCAGGAGCAGACGAAAACGGTAGCGGAATTGGCCCTGGAGCTGGACATCCCCGCCAAAACGTTGCATAAATGGCTAGGACAGTATCGGCAGTTTGAGAATGAGCCCATCATTACTCCAGACAAATACAGAGAGCTGGAACGTCAACTGAAGGAGAGGGAGCGAGAGCTCGCAGACCTGACCGAAGAGATGGCCATCCTAAAAAAAGCAGTGCACATCTTCAGCAACCCAAAGAACTGA
- a CDS encoding diguanylate cyclase has protein sequence MRWHRRILYGYWIIVFCLLLAQFLYMLYSRSDEMQTIFSPGNGHLFIVCNVMIILTMASAEVWLRRSLRYHKQAVVVCSFMVSYLMYFVLEPYVDGAQMALMMPIMLALIYFDQRLLYSLGAFSIAFYAGVYFGLERTLLGKPLLEFVLVECVYVVFALTAQAVILRGRETREYLEQLTKSEQELMVERAISDKLLKIDALTGLYNHKTFHEYLDSLLEQCENNGLRLQLALIDIDNFKQVNDRYGHWVGDLVLKEVAAKMSSLIGLNDFAARYGGEEFAVIFTDKSFQEAYAAVEQMRISIAAMCHPYAGNKPITVSIGLCHYQLGDGKELLFRKTDDSLYTAKRGGKNAVVTSAVTSVKGHKLTENPQIPI, from the coding sequence GTGAGATGGCACCGGAGAATACTGTATGGCTACTGGATCATCGTATTCTGTCTGCTGCTCGCCCAGTTCCTGTATATGCTGTACTCCCGTTCTGATGAGATGCAGACGATATTCAGTCCCGGCAACGGGCATCTATTCATAGTCTGCAATGTGATGATTATCCTGACTATGGCTTCTGCGGAGGTCTGGCTGCGCCGCTCGCTCCGTTATCATAAGCAGGCGGTTGTGGTCTGCAGCTTCATGGTTTCCTATCTGATGTATTTTGTGCTGGAGCCTTATGTAGACGGTGCCCAGATGGCACTGATGATGCCCATTATGCTAGCCCTCATCTATTTCGACCAGCGGCTGCTGTACTCGCTTGGGGCATTCAGTATTGCATTCTACGCAGGCGTCTACTTTGGGCTTGAACGGACGCTGCTCGGTAAGCCGCTGCTGGAGTTTGTGCTGGTGGAGTGTGTGTATGTTGTCTTTGCCCTGACTGCGCAGGCGGTGATTCTCCGTGGCCGTGAGACGCGCGAATATCTGGAGCAGCTCACCAAGTCGGAGCAGGAGCTGATGGTGGAGCGGGCGATCTCGGACAAGCTGCTGAAGATAGATGCGTTAACCGGCCTGTATAACCACAAGACATTCCATGAATACCTGGATTCGCTGCTGGAGCAGTGTGAGAACAACGGACTGAGGCTGCAGCTTGCGTTAATTGACATCGATAATTTCAAGCAGGTCAATGACAGATACGGACACTGGGTGGGCGATCTTGTGCTCAAGGAGGTGGCGGCCAAGATGAGCAGCCTGATCGGGTTGAATGATTTTGCGGCAAGGTATGGCGGGGAGGAATTCGCAGTGATTTTTACGGATAAAAGCTTCCAGGAAGCCTACGCTGCTGTCGAGCAAATGCGTATCAGCATTGCTGCCATGTGCCATCCGTATGCCGGGAACAAACCCATTACGGTCAGTATCGGATTGTGTCACTACCAGCTTGGAGACGGCAAGGAGCTGCTGTTCCGCAAGACGGACGATTCGCTGTATACAGCCAAGCGCGGCGGGAAAAATGCTGTAGTGACCTCTGCAGTCACTTCCGTTAAAGGACATAAACTTACAGAAAACCCCCAAATTCCGATATAG
- the xylF gene encoding D-xylose ABC transporter substrate-binding protein, translating into MAAMVLAASMAGCGVVSSGDNEKKESAGAAKDGDKIVIGMSMDTLKEERWQKDRDIFTAKVQELGGEVKVLAANGDDATQLSQAEQLISQGVDVLVVIAHNAEATAPIVDKAHKEGIKVIAYDRLINNSEVDYYISFDNVRVGEFQAQAVIDKAPKGNIVYIGGADTDNNAHMFKEGAMNILKPLADKGDIKIVYDQFSKDWKPEEALKNMENALTANNNDVQGVVAANDGTAGGSIQALTAQGMAGKIPVSGQDADLAAVQRIAEGTQLMTVYKPINAIATKAAEMAVAAAKGETISTDKTVNNGKIDVPSVLLDPIAVNKDNLDVLIKDGFHKLEDVYKNVPKDQWPKQ; encoded by the coding sequence ATGGCGGCGATGGTGCTGGCGGCATCGATGGCGGGCTGTGGTGTGGTCTCCAGCGGTGACAACGAGAAGAAGGAATCTGCAGGAGCGGCCAAGGACGGGGACAAAATTGTCATCGGCATGTCCATGGATACCTTGAAGGAGGAGCGCTGGCAGAAGGACCGGGATATTTTCACAGCAAAGGTGCAGGAGCTTGGCGGAGAAGTGAAGGTGCTGGCCGCAAACGGGGATGATGCTACCCAGCTAAGCCAGGCGGAGCAACTGATCTCCCAGGGTGTGGATGTGCTCGTGGTCATTGCCCATAATGCGGAGGCTACGGCTCCGATCGTGGATAAGGCGCATAAGGAAGGTATCAAGGTCATTGCCTATGACCGGCTGATTAACAATTCCGAGGTGGATTATTACATCTCCTTCGATAATGTACGTGTTGGTGAATTCCAGGCTCAGGCAGTCATCGACAAGGCGCCTAAGGGCAACATTGTCTACATCGGCGGCGCGGATACTGATAACAATGCCCACATGTTCAAGGAAGGCGCGATGAATATTCTGAAGCCGCTGGCAGACAAGGGCGATATCAAAATCGTCTACGACCAGTTCTCCAAGGACTGGAAGCCCGAGGAAGCGCTGAAGAATATGGAGAATGCGCTGACCGCGAACAATAACGATGTACAGGGCGTGGTTGCGGCGAACGACGGGACAGCTGGCGGCTCAATCCAGGCGCTGACGGCGCAGGGCATGGCGGGCAAAATTCCGGTATCCGGCCAGGATGCGGACCTTGCCGCGGTACAGCGTATAGCCGAAGGCACACAGCTAATGACGGTCTACAAGCCGATCAATGCGATTGCCACGAAGGCGGCGGAAATGGCGGTGGCGGCTGCCAAGGGCGAGACTATTTCGACAGATAAGACCGTTAACAACGGAAAAATTGATGTTCCATCCGTGCTGCTTGATCCGATTGCCGTCAATAAAGATAACCTGGATGTGCTGATCAAGGACGGCTTCCACAAGCTGGAGGATGTGTACAAAAACGTTCCCAAGGACCAGTGGCCGAAACAATAA
- a CDS encoding sugar-binding protein, which yields MDKKWVSGAGVVVLFILLSYLFIGFAHHSARMGNIVKELSGEPIQDKPGYHIVLIEQERYHPYWEMVEKGAAEAAAKYGIEIEFTGPVRNNMEEQISLLEKAIAAQADAIIVQGLNDEKFTPVIDKAVNRGIPVITIDTDAPASRRLAYVGTDNVAAGEALGRMVVKTTGGKGKIGVIIGSELAKNQLQRLDGLKNIVKDYGGMEIVDVRSSNISHMEAIQQAADMLRYHPEIDVMVGTSSTDALGVLQASRSLKRGPLTIIGFDNQAETLDAISRGAITATVAQQPYLMGNMAVRLLHEYFNGAHLQPRYYTGVKVLDKTNVQEGESL from the coding sequence ATGGATAAGAAATGGGTCAGCGGCGCTGGGGTTGTTGTGCTTTTTATACTGTTGTCATATTTGTTTATAGGCTTTGCGCATCATTCCGCCCGGATGGGCAATATCGTTAAGGAATTGAGCGGGGAGCCGATTCAGGACAAGCCCGGATATCATATTGTGCTGATCGAGCAGGAGCGGTACCACCCGTACTGGGAGATGGTCGAGAAGGGGGCCGCGGAGGCTGCAGCGAAATACGGGATAGAGATCGAATTCACGGGACCGGTGCGCAACAACATGGAAGAGCAGATCAGTCTGCTGGAAAAAGCGATTGCCGCCCAGGCGGATGCGATCATCGTGCAGGGGCTCAACGACGAGAAGTTCACGCCGGTGATTGATAAGGCGGTGAACCGGGGGATTCCGGTGATCACGATTGACACGGATGCTCCCGCCAGCCGGAGACTGGCCTATGTGGGGACCGACAATGTAGCTGCCGGTGAGGCATTGGGACGCATGGTAGTGAAGACGACTGGCGGGAAGGGCAAAATAGGTGTGATCATCGGCAGCGAGCTGGCCAAGAACCAGCTTCAGCGCCTGGACGGGCTGAAGAATATCGTGAAAGACTATGGCGGCATGGAGATTGTCGATGTCCGCAGCTCCAACATCTCGCATATGGAAGCAATCCAGCAGGCGGCGGATATGCTTAGGTATCATCCGGAGATTGATGTAATGGTGGGCACCAGTTCAACGGACGCGCTCGGTGTACTCCAAGCATCGAGAAGCCTGAAGCGCGGTCCGCTGACCATTATCGGCTTCGATAACCAGGCGGAGACGCTGGATGCCATCAGCCGGGGAGCAATCACAGCGACTGTTGCACAGCAGCCCTACCTGATGGGGAATATGGCGGTCCGGCTGCTCCATGAGTATTTTAATGGTGCCCATCTGCAGCCCCGGTACTACACAGGAGTGAAGGTACTGGATAAGACCAATGTGCAGGAGGGGGAGAGCCTATGA
- a CDS encoding cupredoxin domain-containing protein, which produces MIRKSAILCSIIFALLLTACGGNSSNSDSANNAAAGSNLTAEEELVITATNYSFDQPEYHLKKGVPVKIIFENESGNHGILVPEMKLRLDAKNSSQVVLPEEAGTYEMTCAIMCGSGHSGMTAKIIVE; this is translated from the coding sequence ATGATCAGGAAGTCGGCTATTCTATGTTCTATTATATTTGCGCTTCTGCTAACGGCCTGCGGGGGGAACAGCAGCAATTCTGACAGCGCTAACAATGCAGCTGCCGGGAGCAATCTGACGGCGGAGGAAGAACTCGTGATTACGGCCACCAATTATAGCTTTGACCAGCCGGAGTACCATTTGAAGAAGGGCGTCCCTGTCAAAATCATCTTCGAAAATGAGAGCGGCAATCACGGCATACTGGTCCCGGAGATGAAGCTGCGGCTGGACGCCAAGAATTCCTCGCAGGTGGTGCTGCCCGAGGAAGCCGGAACCTACGAGATGACCTGTGCCATCATGTGCGGCTCCGGCCACAGCGGAATGACTGCTAAGATTATTGTGGAATAG
- a CDS encoding helix-turn-helix domain-containing protein — protein MYKLLIADDEALEREGLELMIRHLIPDKFEFLHAGNGRKAIQLAEEHRPDMIFMDIKMPGIQGLEAVRQIREKLPAAQIVMITAHDYFAYAKEGLLLGVRDYLLKPARREEVAEVLRKLMAVIEEERRSRNEQLELQEKLAHLLPLAENELTLMLMLEHVQDLEPEQLAGLLELHFSKGYAMVLSFPRHGESGWETFRQSKREIYEALKQFAKTGLGCLAGPLAGHQLALFIPLPPGRTGYSQRVSSLDWGERLRTYARERFGLPLGIGIGSIREGWDGLSRSYREAVRVCADHQHSSGVHHYDDMIQSSGQTAVPLDEEKKLLTALLQRSKQEAAQRFSLLYDSFEQGGEQTLSAVRGEVTGLLLFLARGVHSTTGAELLASLNAAEDPRALRLSAESWLERLIDGLEEEQEHHRSHVHQRALLYISQKYKEDISMEQTAEYVNLSPHYFSKLFRQHEGETFIDYITRLRINEAKRLIAEDQLNLKEICYEVGYKDPNYFSRVFKKAAGMTPSEFRQQQEKSGPC, from the coding sequence ATGTACAAGCTGCTGATCGCAGATGATGAAGCACTGGAGCGGGAGGGGCTGGAGCTGATGATCCGGCATCTGATCCCGGACAAGTTCGAATTCCTGCATGCCGGGAACGGGCGGAAGGCGATTCAGCTGGCGGAGGAGCACCGGCCGGATATGATTTTCATGGATATTAAGATGCCCGGTATCCAGGGGCTGGAGGCGGTGCGGCAGATCCGGGAGAAGCTTCCGGCGGCGCAGATTGTGATGATTACGGCCCATGACTACTTCGCGTATGCCAAGGAGGGGCTGCTGCTGGGGGTGCGCGATTATCTGTTGAAGCCGGCCCGGCGGGAAGAGGTTGCGGAGGTGCTGCGGAAGCTGATGGCGGTCATTGAGGAGGAGCGGCGGAGCAGGAATGAACAGCTGGAGCTGCAGGAGAAGCTGGCCCATCTGCTGCCGCTGGCCGAGAATGAGCTGACTCTGATGCTGATGCTGGAGCATGTGCAGGATCTGGAACCGGAGCAGCTGGCCGGGCTGCTGGAGCTGCACTTCAGCAAGGGCTACGCGATGGTCCTGTCCTTCCCCCGGCACGGGGAGAGCGGCTGGGAGACATTCCGGCAGTCCAAGCGGGAGATCTATGAGGCGCTCAAGCAGTTTGCCAAAACAGGACTGGGCTGCCTCGCCGGACCGCTGGCCGGGCATCAGCTGGCGCTGTTCATTCCCTTGCCGCCGGGGAGGACAGGATATTCCCAGCGTGTCAGCTCGCTGGACTGGGGGGAGCGGCTCCGCACCTATGCCCGGGAGCGCTTCGGCCTGCCTCTAGGCATCGGCATCGGCTCGATCCGCGAGGGCTGGGACGGGCTTAGCCGCTCTTACCGCGAAGCCGTCCGGGTATGTGCAGACCACCAGCATTCATCCGGTGTGCATCATTACGATGATATGATTCAGAGCTCGGGGCAGACGGCGGTCCCGCTGGATGAAGAGAAGAAGCTGCTTACCGCCTTGCTCCAGCGCAGCAAGCAGGAGGCCGCCCAGCGCTTCAGCCTGCTGTATGACTCCTTCGAGCAGGGAGGGGAGCAGACATTGTCTGCCGTGCGCGGGGAGGTAACCGGCCTGCTGCTGTTTCTGGCCAGAGGCGTTCACTCCACAACCGGCGCGGAGCTGCTGGCTTCGCTGAACGCAGCGGAAGATCCGCGCGCTCTGCGGTTAAGCGCGGAGTCCTGGCTGGAGCGGCTGATCGATGGCCTGGAAGAGGAGCAGGAGCATCACCGGTCCCATGTGCATCAGCGGGCGCTGCTCTATATCAGCCAGAAGTATAAAGAGGATATCTCCATGGAGCAGACGGCTGAATATGTGAACCTCAGCCCGCATTATTTCAGCAAATTGTTCCGGCAGCATGAGGGGGAGACCTTTATTGACTACATCACACGGTTGCGGATTAATGAAGCGAAACGCCTGATCGCTGAGGATCAGCTGAACCTGAAGGAAATCTGCTATGAAGTAGGCTATAAAGACCCGAATTATTTCAGCCGGGTCTTCAAGAAGGCTGCGGGGATGACGCCAAGCGAATTCCGCCAGCAGCAGGAGAAATCGGGTCCTTGCTGA
- a CDS encoding IS256 family transposase: MTIVPEHMLNNLFEKLVKDFMKENMESLLRAEIQGFMASEEAGASNSRNGYYTRDLHTRYGHIEDLQVPRDRQGLFQTQMFEPYQRREGWLEEAVIQMYKSGMGTRDVARFIESMFGSHYSPTTISNITATVLEDIHQWQKRPLSKRYSVIYLDGLYVKLKRGTVRGEVVYFAMGIDEEGQRQILGFYVGGQESSNGWREVLKDLYARGAQEVLLGVFDGLPGLDAAFKETYPQADVQHCVVHKVRATLPKIRVEHKTDVIKALKTVYDAPDEVVARANFDTVKAKWNALYPKEMRSWEEQLSTLLTFYKYPEPMRKAIYTSNPIERMNKEIRKRLKPMNSLTNMDAAEKIVYLEMLGYNERFGQRVTPGFGVDTVKKKLSQLYEARYPSLPTVVEE; the protein is encoded by the coding sequence ATGACTATTGTACCCGAACATATGCTAAATAATCTATTTGAAAAACTTGTTAAAGACTTCATGAAAGAGAATATGGAATCGCTCCTGCGTGCCGAAATCCAAGGGTTTATGGCGAGTGAAGAAGCCGGTGCCAGCAATAGCCGTAACGGATACTATACACGGGATCTGCATACGAGATACGGCCATATCGAGGATCTTCAGGTTCCCCGGGACCGCCAGGGTCTCTTTCAAACTCAGATGTTTGAACCCTACCAACGGCGGGAGGGCTGGCTGGAAGAAGCGGTGATCCAGATGTATAAATCCGGCATGGGAACCCGGGACGTGGCCCGATTTATTGAAAGCATGTTCGGCAGCCATTACTCGCCCACCACCATCAGTAACATCACCGCTACGGTGCTGGAGGATATCCACCAGTGGCAGAAACGTCCGCTGAGCAAACGCTACTCTGTGATCTACCTGGATGGGCTGTACGTGAAGCTTAAACGGGGCACGGTCCGGGGCGAAGTCGTCTATTTTGCCATGGGAATCGACGAAGAAGGTCAGCGTCAAATCCTGGGGTTCTACGTAGGGGGTCAAGAGAGCTCGAATGGCTGGCGGGAGGTGCTCAAAGATCTGTACGCACGCGGGGCCCAGGAAGTGCTGCTCGGTGTATTTGACGGACTGCCGGGGCTCGATGCGGCCTTTAAAGAAACCTACCCGCAGGCGGATGTGCAGCATTGTGTGGTGCACAAAGTACGAGCCACGTTACCCAAAATCCGTGTGGAGCACAAAACCGATGTGATTAAGGCCCTGAAGACCGTGTATGATGCACCAGATGAGGTCGTGGCCCGGGCGAACTTTGACACGGTGAAAGCGAAGTGGAATGCGTTATACCCGAAGGAAATGCGGTCTTGGGAGGAGCAGCTTTCGACGTTACTGACGTTCTACAAGTACCCGGAACCGATGCGTAAAGCGATTTACACGTCCAATCCCATTGAGCGAATGAACAAGGAAATCCGCAAACGTCTGAAGCCGATGAACAGCCTGACCAACATGGATGCGGCAGAAAAAATCGTGTATCTGGAGATGTTAGGCTACAACGAAAGGTTTGGGCAGCGAGTCACCCCTGGCTTTGGGGTGGACACGGTGAAAAAGAAGCTCAGCCAGCTCTATGAAGCCCGCTACCCTTCGTTGCCCACAGTCGTAGAAGAGTAG
- a CDS encoding sugar ABC transporter permease, which yields MQLQKELKEPEAVPAAGGSRMRTLFGKMDMRAYTMIGALILIWVLFGVLNPTFLTSRNLSNLFTQMSVTSILAIGMVLVIVAGHIDLSVGSIVGLTGGMAAILSNWLELPAIVVILGTVAAGAVLGLVQGWLVAYKMIPAFIVTLGGMMVFRGVLMGVTESMTIPVSDPVLALLGNAYFASGFGIILGVLAVALLLYSAFTKRRSRKKYGFTVAPLGMDIAKVAGLSLLVVVFVALMNNYKGIPFPIIFVIVLAAIFYFLSTKTTFGRHIYAIGGNIEAARLSGINIKRKTMLVFILSGLLGSIAAIVLTSRLASATITAGNMAEMDAIAACVIGGTSLMGGAGTVIGALIGALVMTSLDNGMSLMGLESFWQYVVKGSILVIAVWLDISGRSKGVK from the coding sequence ATGCAGCTGCAAAAAGAGCTTAAGGAACCTGAAGCGGTTCCGGCCGCCGGAGGATCGCGCATGCGTACCCTGTTCGGCAAAATGGATATGCGTGCCTATACGATGATTGGCGCATTAATTCTGATCTGGGTCCTGTTCGGCGTGCTGAATCCTACCTTCCTGACCTCGCGGAACCTGTCCAATCTGTTCACGCAGATGTCGGTGACCTCTATACTCGCCATTGGCATGGTACTGGTTATCGTGGCGGGCCATATCGATCTGTCCGTCGGCTCCATCGTCGGCTTGACCGGCGGGATGGCGGCGATACTCAGCAATTGGCTGGAGCTTCCCGCGATTGTAGTGATTCTGGGCACGGTGGCCGCCGGTGCGGTGCTGGGTCTGGTGCAGGGCTGGCTGGTCGCCTATAAAATGATTCCCGCCTTCATCGTCACCCTCGGCGGAATGATGGTGTTCCGCGGGGTGCTGATGGGCGTGACCGAATCGATGACCATTCCAGTATCGGATCCGGTGCTGGCGCTGCTCGGCAATGCTTATTTTGCCTCAGGCTTCGGCATCATTCTGGGTGTGCTCGCAGTGGCTCTGCTGCTGTATAGCGCGTTCACGAAGCGGCGCTCCCGTAAGAAATACGGGTTCACCGTCGCCCCGCTCGGTATGGACATCGCGAAGGTAGCAGGACTGTCCCTGCTGGTGGTAGTCTTCGTGGCCTTGATGAACAATTACAAAGGCATTCCGTTCCCAATCATCTTCGTTATTGTGCTGGCGGCTATTTTTTACTTCCTGTCCACCAAAACGACCTTCGGCCGCCATATCTATGCTATCGGCGGCAATATTGAGGCTGCGCGGCTCTCCGGGATCAACATCAAGCGCAAGACGATGCTGGTCTTCATCCTCAGCGGCCTGCTCGGCTCCATTGCCGCCATCGTGCTGACCTCCCGCCTGGCCTCGGCGACCATTACCGCAGGCAATATGGCCGAGATGGACGCCATTGCCGCCTGTGTGATCGGAGGCACCTCCCTGATGGGCGGAGCCGGAACGGTCATCGGCGCGCTCATCGGGGCGCTGGTCATGACCTCGCTCGATAACGGCATGTCGCTGATGGGACTGGAGTCGTTCTGGCAGTATGTGGTCAAAGGCTCCATCCTGGTCATCGCCGTCTGGCTGGACATTTCCGGCCGCAGCAAGGGTGTGAAGTAA
- a CDS encoding xylose ABC transporter ATP-binding protein, producing MDVLEMVEISKSFPGVKALDHVNFKVKQGEIHALCGENGAGKSTLMKVLSGLYPAGTYEGEIRIGGEKKAFHKITDAEHAGISIIHQELALVKEMTVGENIFLGAEPVKRGAIQWNELYHQAALWLKKVGLNLSPDTKIGNLGIGQQQLVEIAKALSKHTKILILDEPTAALTESEVSILMGILNQLRREGVTCVYISHKMPEVFALADSITVLRDGKTVATLDRQATNDDQVVSLMVGRELTERYPRVPHSPGDKVLEVADYNVWHPEKRQQKVLRDIGFTLRQGEILGIAGLMGAGRTELVSSLFGAYGGRSEGTVLIEGKAVKIRSIAEAIKAGIALVTEDRKRQGLVMGMDVKRNTTLATLGKVSRLGVINENEEIKWSEQYVKDLRTKTASLETLVGTLSGGNQQKVVIGKWLMTGPKILIMDEPTRGIDVGAKYEIYNLMNKLVEQGVAIIMISSELPEVLGMSDRILVMCEGQLVREYDWREATQENIMLAATGGK from the coding sequence ATGGATGTACTTGAAATGGTAGAGATCAGCAAGAGCTTCCCCGGCGTGAAGGCGCTGGACCATGTGAATTTCAAGGTGAAGCAAGGGGAGATTCACGCCTTATGCGGGGAGAACGGCGCAGGCAAATCCACGCTGATGAAAGTGCTGAGCGGACTGTATCCTGCGGGGACATATGAAGGCGAGATCCGCATCGGCGGGGAGAAGAAGGCATTCCACAAAATTACCGATGCGGAGCACGCTGGGATTTCCATCATTCACCAGGAGCTTGCGCTTGTTAAGGAGATGACGGTGGGTGAGAACATTTTCCTGGGGGCAGAGCCGGTGAAGCGCGGGGCGATCCAGTGGAATGAGCTATATCATCAGGCTGCGCTGTGGCTGAAGAAGGTGGGGCTGAACCTGTCGCCGGATACGAAGATCGGCAATCTTGGCATCGGCCAGCAGCAGCTTGTGGAGATCGCCAAGGCGCTCTCCAAGCATACCAAGATTCTCATTCTGGATGAACCAACAGCGGCGCTGACCGAGAGCGAGGTGTCCATCCTGATGGGCATTCTGAATCAGCTGCGGCGCGAAGGCGTGACCTGTGTCTATATCTCGCACAAAATGCCCGAGGTGTTCGCGCTGGCCGATTCCATCACCGTGTTGCGGGACGGGAAGACAGTGGCGACTCTGGACCGCCAGGCGACAAATGACGACCAGGTGGTCTCGCTGATGGTTGGCCGTGAGCTGACGGAGCGCTATCCGCGCGTCCCGCATTCACCCGGGGACAAGGTGCTTGAGGTCGCAGATTATAATGTCTGGCACCCGGAGAAGCGTCAGCAGAAGGTGCTCCGGGATATTGGGTTCACGCTCCGTCAAGGCGAGATTCTGGGCATTGCCGGGCTGATGGGGGCCGGACGGACAGAGCTGGTCAGCAGCCTGTTCGGCGCGTATGGGGGAAGAAGCGAAGGCACGGTGCTGATCGAAGGCAAGGCCGTCAAGATCCGTTCGATTGCCGAAGCGATCAAGGCCGGAATTGCCCTGGTCACGGAAGACCGCAAGCGCCAGGGACTGGTCATGGGAATGGACGTCAAACGCAATACGACATTAGCCACACTCGGCAAGGTTTCAAGGCTGGGAGTCATTAATGAGAATGAGGAGATTAAGTGGTCCGAGCAGTACGTGAAGGATCTGAGAACCAAAACAGCTTCGCTGGAGACACTGGTCGGCACACTCTCCGGGGGCAACCAGCAGAAGGTGGTTATCGGCAAATGGCTGATGACAGGCCCCAAGATTCTGATTATGGACGAACCCACCCGGGGCATCGATGTCGGGGCGAAGTACGAAATCTATAACCTGATGAACAAGTTGGTTGAACAGGGAGTAGCCATTATTATGATCTCCTCCGAGCTGCCCGAAGTACTGGGGATGAGTGACCGGATTCTGGTGATGTGCGAAGGACAACTGGTACGGGAATATGATTGGCGCGAAGCAACGCAGGAGAATATTATGCTGGCCGCCACAGGAGGTAAATAG
- a CDS encoding sensor histidine kinase: protein MSIRVKLLICIPLLVLLMSSVSFVLFQSGKNVQESYHLMMNRIMLYKEVSYEVGENMRSLNRFIMQVDTDSFPEVEKHLGAVLELRSRLDGMNTIGGSGLPLMNYSHLIDTFVEQAGQMITEIDGQDANSLAGAYIEAEQTQRFIREEAQELVDLELDQYKPIYAEIMSTTAKLNRMGSLLVITAALLSICMAVWLSSSITGPIRRLVATAKQISKGRMDTKAPESVNNDEISILCRAFNGMIDNIQELMKENIQSAEKDRLVKELELKMLQSQINPHFLFNTLNSIAKLAYLEGAARTSDLTVSVSRMLRYNLQKLDQAVPLREEVEHVNEYINIQRARFRDRIAFEMEIDEEAMDGMVPCLTLQPIFENAFVHGLEQMEEGAILTLSIRYRSGQVEIVISDNGAGMNRETVARLMGSTQQEAPHSSGKGQSTGLGTHNVFKRLHLFFDGQQLIEINSSEGQGTAVLFRLPFRTSA from the coding sequence ATGAGTATCCGAGTGAAGCTGCTGATCTGCATTCCGCTGCTGGTGCTGCTGATGAGCTCGGTCTCCTTCGTACTGTTCCAGAGCGGGAAGAATGTGCAGGAGAGCTACCATCTGATGATGAACCGGATCATGCTGTATAAGGAGGTATCCTATGAGGTCGGCGAGAATATGCGCTCCTTGAACCGCTTCATTATGCAGGTGGATACGGACAGCTTCCCGGAGGTGGAAAAGCATCTGGGCGCGGTGCTGGAGCTGCGCAGCAGGCTGGACGGAATGAATACCATCGGGGGCAGCGGCCTTCCGCTGATGAACTACAGCCACCTTATTGATACTTTTGTGGAGCAGGCGGGTCAGATGATTACGGAGATTGACGGACAGGATGCGAATTCGCTGGCAGGTGCCTATATCGAGGCGGAGCAGACGCAGCGGTTCATCCGCGAGGAGGCTCAGGAGCTGGTTGATCTGGAGCTGGACCAATATAAGCCGATCTACGCGGAGATCATGTCCACGACAGCGAAGCTGAACCGGATGGGCAGTCTGCTGGTGATTACTGCGGCGCTGCTTAGTATCTGTATGGCGGTCTGGCTGTCCAGCAGCATTACCGGACCGATCCGCCGCCTGGTGGCAACGGCCAAGCAGATCTCGAAGGGACGGATGGATACCAAGGCGCCGGAGAGCGTCAATAACGATGAGATCAGCATACTGTGCCGCGCTTTTAACGGGATGATTGATAATATCCAGGAGCTGATGAAGGAGAACATTCAGAGTGCGGAGAAGGACCGGCTGGTCAAGGAGCTGGAGCTGAAAATGCTGCAGAGCCAGATCAATCCGCATTTCCTGTTCAACACACTGAATTCCATCGCCAAGCTTGCGTATCTGGAAGGGGCGGCGAGAACCAGTGATCTGACCGTGTCGGTCTCGCGTATGCTCCGCTATAATCTGCAAAAGCTGGACCAGGCCGTTCCGCTGCGCGAGGAGGTCGAGCATGTGAATGAGTATATCAACATCCAGCGGGCCCGCTTCCGGGACCGGATTGCTTTTGAGATGGAGATTGATGAGGAGGCGATGGACGGGATGGTGCCGTGTCTGACGCTGCAGCCGATCTTCGAGAATGCCTTCGTTCATGGTCTGGAGCAGATGGAGGAGGGGGCTATACTTACGCTATCGATCCGTTACCGCAGCGGGCAGGTGGAGATTGTGATCAGTGATAACGGGGCGGGCATGAACCGCGAGACGGTAGCCCGGCTGATGGGCTCGACTCAGCAGGAGGCGCCGCATTCCAGCGGGAAGGGCCAGTCTACCGGGCTTGGGACACATAATGTTTTTAAAAGACTGCATTTATTCTTCGACGGCCAGCAGCTCATCGAGATCAACAGCAGTGAAGGGCAGGGGACGGCGGTGCTGTTCCGGCTGCCCTTCCGGACCTCGGCCTAG